One genomic window of Nicotiana sylvestris chromosome 10, ASM39365v2, whole genome shotgun sequence includes the following:
- the LOC104229701 gene encoding transcription factor TGA1, which translates to MNMSSPSTQFAPTTRMGIFEPFHHMSIWEDTFRGDIMPGTGACMVAQPNDRVNDRVDDKSGYTSSEQLIPSGSEDNQAGKSVSEKVQRRLAQNREAARKSRMRKKAYVQQLETSRMKLAQLEMELERARQQGLYVLGSNGNMGLSATINPGIAAFEIEYGLWVEEQQKKNVELRNVLQSHVSEMELQLLVESVLSQYYNLFRMKADAAKADVFYLMSGMWRTSVERFFLWIGGFKPSELINVVMPQLEPLSDQQIVKICNLRHCCQQAEDALTQGMDKLQQTLAQSILTMTTGMGSYSSQMLSSMEKLEALESFVNQADHLRHQTLQQMSLILTTRQTARGLLAFGEYLQRLRALSSLWAARPREPT; encoded by the exons ATGAACATGAGTTCTCCATCAACTCAATTTGCCCCCACAACAAGGATGGGCATATTCGAACCTTTCCACCATATGAGTATCTGGGAAGACACATTTAGAGGTGACATTATGCCCGGCACCGGTGCGTGTATGGTCGCACAGCCAAATGACAGGGTAAATGACAGGGTAGATGACAAG TCTGGGTATACTTCAAGCGAACAACTTATACCCTCGGGCTCTGAGGATAATCAAGCTGGAAAGAGTGTTTCAGAAAAG GTACAACGGCGTCTAGCACAGAATCGTGAAGCTGCCCGTAAAAGCCGTATGAGGAAAAAG GCTTATGTTCAGCAGCTTGAAACAAGCCGTATGAAACTAGCACAACTTGAAATGGAGCTTGAGAGAGCTCGACAGCAG GGACTCTATGTTTTAGGTTCTAATGGTAACATGGGGTTGAGTGCAACAATTAATCCAG GAATAGCTGCATTTGAGATAGAATATGGCCTCTGGGTTGAAGAGCAACAGAAAAAGAACGTAGAGTTGAGGAATGTTTTGCAATCCCATGTAAGCGAAATGGAGCTTCAGTTGCTGGTAGAAAGTGTCTTAAGCCAATACTACAATCTGTTCCGCATGAAAGCTGATGCGGCTAAAGCTGATGTGTTTTACTTAATGTCTGGGATGTGGAGAACTTCAGTGGAGCGGTTTTTCCTTTGGATTGGAGGAttcaaaccatcagaactcataaAT GTCGTGATGCCACAACTTGAGCCATTGAGTGATCAGCAGATCGTGAAAATTTGTAATCTGCGACACTGTTGTCAGCAAGCTGAGGATGCTCTTACTCAGGGAATGGATAAACTTCAGCAGACTCTGGCCCAGAGCATCCTAACTATGACGACAGGAATGGGAAGTTACAGTTCTCAGATGCTTTCTAGCATGGAAAAGTTAGAAGCACTGGAGAGTTTTGTTAACCAG GCAGATCACCTTCGACACCAAACACTACAACAAATGTCTCTTATCTTGACTACGCGCCAAACAGCTAGGGGATTACTCGCTTTTGGGGAGTATCTTCAACGTCTTCGTGCTCTGAGTTCGCTTTGGGCTGCCCGTCCTCGTGAACCTACCTAA
- the LOC104229706 gene encoding uncharacterized protein codes for MEFSRIYDYADMIRTTNPGSTIVARTSKEIEPSKEIFAGIYICLYALKTCWLEGCRRVIGFDGAFLKGVCKGELLSCISKDGNNQRYHVAWAVKGLVQAVYELMPNAEHRMCVKHIWSNWKRTWGGEERRKKFWDCARASFEAFLKVKLDELPELSGNKIIKDLLRYPKQSWHKPIITMLEEIRVKVTERMTNMREFATKWISDISHMALGYTEEQSIRATKHEYKWNGDTEFEIQDGIYKHIVDFVKKECTCRMWQLKGIPCSHTFCAIFLKKYDTTDYVEHWYKDKTYFKAFSCCIQPMANMEMWTSTQNPKVEPPVITKMPGRPKKHKIKAQDEPIKKFGKRSRKITPMTCSYCKTTGHNKKGCAILKEQSSSAGVGSSIANAQATTAASRCHSSTTTDAGSVA; via the exons ATGGAGTTTTCTAGGATTTATGATTATGCTGACATGATAAGAACTACCAACCCAGGCAGCACTATTGTGGCGAGAACTTCAAAAGAAATAGAACCTAGTAAAGAGATCTTTGCGGGGATAtacatttgtttatatgctttgaAAACATGTTGGTTAGAAGGGTGTAGAAGAGTAATTGGATTTGATGGTGCATTTCTGAAGGGAGTGTGTAAAGGTGAGCTATTGTCATGCATTTCTAAGGATGGTAATAACCAGAGGTACCATGTTGCTTGGGCAGTG AAG GGACTTGTTCAAGCTGTATATGAATTGATGCCAAATGCTGAGCATAGAATGTGTGTAAAACATATATGGAGCAACTGGAAAAGAACCTGGGGTGGTGAGGAAAGAAGGAAAAAGTTCTGGGATTGTGCAAGAGCTTCATTTGAAGCATTTCTGAAGGTTAAACtagatgagttgccagaattgagTGGCAATAAGATAATAAAAGACTTGCTTAGATATCCCAAACAGTCATG GCACAAGCCAATCATAACCATGTTGGAAGAGATCAGAGTAAAGGTAACAGAGAGGATGACTAATATGAGAGAATTTGCTACAAAATGGATTTCTGATATATCTCATATGGCACTGGGGTACACTGAAGAGCAATCTATAAGAGCCACCAAGCATGAATATAAATGGAATGGGGACACTGAATTTGAGATCCAAGATGGAATTTACAAACACATAGTTGATTTTGTAAAGAAGGAATGCACATGTAGAATGTGGCAACTGAAAGGCATACCCTGCTCCCATACATTTTgtgcaatttttttaaaaaagtatgaCACTACTGACTATGTTGAGCATTGGTATAAGGATAAAACATACTTCAAGGCATTCAGTTGTTGCATACAACCTATGGCCAATATGGAGATGTGGACTTCAACTCAAAACCCCAAAGTTGAGCCTCCTGTAATTACTAAGATGCCTGGTAGACCTAAGAAACATAAAATAAAGGCCCAAGATGAACCTATAAAGAAATTTGGTAAGAGATCAAGAAAGATAACACCAATGACCTGTTCTTATTGCAAGACAACAGGGCATAACAAGAAAGGTTGTGCGATCTTG AAAGAGCAAAGTTCAAGTGCCGGTGTTGGGAGTAGTATTGCAAATGCCCAGGCTACAACAGCTGCATCAAGATGTCATTCTAGTACTACTACTGATGCTGGATCTGTAGCATAA